The window GAGACAGAAGACTTTTCCATTTCTAAAGCAGAACCTGCTTTGATACCATGTGAAAAGGTTAAAAGTTTAAGAATGGAAAAATCTTATTGTTCTatcttattttcttcaaaGCTATGCAAGGCTCATTTTATATTGTTATGCCGATAGGCATTATGCTGATATGTACAAACTTAGATAAAACGTATTTCAAATATAAGGAGTTAAAACTATCTAATTTATCTAGATTAAGTCACCTAAGATAATGACTTATCTAGATTATCTGCAAGGTTTCTTGATAGAATCATAATCTTTAACAAATGGAGTTgaaggaaaataatatttctttatttggtAGGAGAGGGAGACAAAAAAGGAAGGCATTTGCACTCCTTTTTCCTCTGTATCGCTTAATTCCGTTGCccctattttttttcattcctaCCAAACCTACTAGCAATGATAGTGAATTGAGGTAGGGAAATGGAGTCGCCCATGACTTTCTTAGAAACAAACCACATTGCTTGGCTGAACAAACATCTGAAATGACATTCATCCGTTTGTTATACAAATCAAAGTCTCTTGGATCCCACACCACACTCTATATAACGGTTGGTGGTCACAATCATAGAAGTAAAAAAGCAGAAGATGGGCACCATATCCCTTTTGCATTATTTATTAGATATAGTGCAAGGGAGATGTCTCCACAAACAAAAGATAATTCAAATCTTTCCAAGTCATATATTAATTCCTCAATTACAAGAGTTGTTTcatattgttattttatatattaatttatactcTATCACGTtacaattataaataataaattttctacttCGATATTGtacatggtatcaaagctaACATATGATTCGAAGGATTTGAATTGTACTTTGTTTGTGGAGTCTGGATTGGATTTGAATACTCTACAGATAGAGATGAGAACGAACTAAGTTTTGGTACCCCCAAGTCATGTATTTTGGTACGCCCAACATTAATGGGTTTGAGAGTCTTCATATAGAATTAATTCTTCAATTATTCAACCCAAACCATGAATTGTGATTGCATAACTATACAATTAATCATAGATTGAATTGAATCTGCTGAAAGTTGTGACAGTTTACTGTTCTGATTTTGTCGTAACTGAAAAATTAACATGACGTGAGGTGGATGAAAAGGCCTCTAGCTACACCGTATTTTATAACTTCTCTTTTCTTACTGTTAAATCTGATTCCTTGTTTACAACGAAGCATGAGGAGCATTTTCAAACACAAAAAAGTTTAACTTTTCTTGCTTAGTTAGAAAAACCCCTGAAAAATACAGAGTTCTACGGTAAATGTTAGATATTAACTGCACAATCACAAATATACCAAGAAAGCTCTATATGCACCAATGTCGAAAACGCAATTAATAAAGCAGGTGGTTTGCCTGGGATGTAAGACAATAAAGTCTTAAATGAACCAAGGTAGGCAAAGGTATAGAGCTAAATCACAGGCTTATCAACAGATTCAAAGAGGTAACTAGTTCGCAATCCTCAGCTTAGTCAACTTGATCAATCTTttctaattatatttatatccTTGGTCAACTTCATCTATCTTCTCTAATTATATTTCTATCTCTTGACCTCTATTCACCTCTCATAGCATCAGTTTCATTAGACTAGAGtgtaagaaagaaaacaatctTTCCCTTCAATATGATTTAAAGTGACATAAGCTGCTAGCAGTTAATTCAGCAAGACATGAACACTTCTCAAGATCCACTGCTTCGAGTCGGAAATAAGTAAGCTCAAGTTCAAAGTTCAAACTAAGTATTTAGACATAAAGAGTTGTGGAAACAAGTTAAAAGGGATCTTCACAATAAATGGATTAGAAGggacttttttttctttccatttatCTTCACAGAGTTAAGAGCTAATGCAATATATCTGCAAAAAAGTATATCTATCATCACTCGAAAAAGAAATGCAAGAAATCTTCAACTTACTTTCCAACCTCACGATCTCAATGGTGTTCCTCCAACATGCATGACAATTCCAATGGAATTTGATGTTATAATTTCAGAAGGTCGGAAAgttgaggaagaaaagaagagtaTCAATTGCAAGGTTAAAGTTGTGGAGATATCCTTAATCACTTAAGTTAGAGCAAATACTTATGGGGGAGAAGgatattgtttttaaaattcaaaacccaaaagagaagaagctAGAGATAATGACTGATGAGCTAGTGCAAGATGGATGATTTGTCTAAAGAGTTGGACATTTAAAAAACTAGGTTTTCAAGCTCAGGAAGTTGCAGTTGTTTCAAAATCAACTTCATGGCAAAGCAACCAAAGAATTTAGGGGCTGCATGCCTGTTCAAACTTCATTATTAGATTTTgttaaatgtgataaaagATGAAGTGAAGACAGatcaattgattttgttaCAGTTATAAATGAAATATGCCGTTGAAAATGTTACTCAACAACAGTTTAATTAAAAGTCTCTTCTGCTTCAATACTGTAAACTCAAAGTTTTcttcaacaaaagaagaatgataagggacaaaaaaaaaactaattgaaGGATCAACTGAGtaagatattattttattgcttgtattattgtatttaagttatattaatgtcaatttgtcttttttcttatttatcaAGTACTAGGATTGATAAACTAGTCTGTAATTGCTTGTATTATTGTATTTAAGTTATATTAATATCAATttgtcttttttcttatttatcaAGTACTATGATTGATAAACTAGTCTACATGTACTTAAGTTATCTTAGTTTCTAGCCACTttgaattattaagatattatgaattgatttttaaaacttgAGTGTTATTTCTTCCCTAAATTcctatatatatttcttccctaaattgatttttaagatacacacacacacacacacacttaTTATATCACTTTCCTCTATATTTTCTACTTTCACTCTTTCCCTCCATTTATCTGCATCAGTTTTTAATTTAGACCAATCACCCTCTTCTCTCTGtttgtttattaaaattcTAATGAAGCAAGCTTCGAGAATGAACATcatattagtttatttctaCCATGACATTTCAGTAGGGCAAAAATTTGCAATGCAATCAAGGTGTAAGACTACCAAGATTACAAGGTAATATATCCAAGAAGTATGAGTGCAAATTCTGTACAACCAACAAAGTGTTCTTCAAGCATTTCATTCTCTACACTTCATGTCATTGAGATCTTAAACACTCTCAAAAAGTACTGAATTTCACAGGAGCTTCAggttattttcaattttggtaAAGCTAAAGTACAAGCTTTTCAGAATTATTAGCGATTTTAATTCAGGGATGGGATTTGGATCATAAGCTTCCTAGCATCAAATTTAGGTGAGTAagaccaaaaaaattttacttggGGTAGACACTATCAATAGCATTGCTGGTAAATCTAATGTACAAAAGGCTCCACATCAAAACATTGCAATTACAATGGATTACGTGAAACTTTTAGATATTGCTACCAAATAATCTCTTCATACCACTTAATAAGTCATTCACATGAAGCCAGTTGTACTCACATAATAGTAAATATTGAATTCACAAGAAGCCAGTTGCACTCATGCACTCACATACAATTCATTAACATGTCAAGCattcaaaattctaaaatctATCATTCGCAAGTataccatttaaaaataaaaattttatttacttagGACTCCCGTATGATAACGCATTGAAATGTAAACCAACCTGAAAATTTATATACATTGGGCTGAAATATACAAACTTGTATATCAACGGATGTGCAAcatttctccattttttttaaagaaatactCATCGCCTAGTCAGAGAATTCTCGATAACCAACCTCAACCGCCTCCCCAACATGTCCAACTCTGAAATCCTTTGCTCCTTCCACCTCCTCTCCATTGTATCCAACCAAACCAAACCCTGCTTTGCGAAAACCATCCCAACCTCTTTGAAACACTCATCAAACACATCCAGCACGCTTTTTGCCACGACCCCATCAATTTGCCCATCATTGACCACCTCATCTCTACCCCCACCAAAATCATAATTCACATTAACCTCATTCATCTTTAATTCCCCATCATTCTCAATCAGATCACAATCCTCAAAATCATTCCCATCAACAATGTCACTGTTCTCATGATCTAGTGAAAACCCAAGATTAAAGCCGGAAGAGCTCTTACCAAAAGGGGAGGTGGAAGAAAACTCAGGACTCCAAAGCCGTttagaaaaatcaaacaaagcgTGATCATGAGGTGAGAGAGCAGATGGGTTGAGCCTGCGAGCGAGCCTGGAAGAAATGACCCGGAACTTCTTCCGGAGACGTTTAAGCTTTTCGGAGAGTTGGGACTTAGAGTAAGGTTGGGAGATGGAGTTAGAGAAGTTGGAATAAAAAATGGGGAGGTCCTTGGGGAAAGAGAGGCCATGGGATTGGAGAAGGCCTTGGAGGAAGCTGATCTCGTCAGGCTCGGTCCAGATGCGGTGGAATTTGAAGGGAGGGGGTTTGGGTTTGGGGTGGAGGAAGAGGGCGGGGAGTGATCAAGGGGAGAGAAGGCGAGGGGTTGGGGAACTGGGGTAAGGAATTGATGGTGGTGCTGGGGAAAAGGGGTTTTGCGTTTGATTGGGAGCTTGGAGGCAGAGGGTTTAAGGGGTTAGGGCTGGAGCGGGGTGGAGTCCATGGctagt is drawn from Theobroma cacao cultivar B97-61/B2 chromosome 4, Criollo_cocoa_genome_V2, whole genome shotgun sequence and contains these coding sequences:
- the LOC18601863 gene encoding uncharacterized protein LOC18601863, whose amino-acid sequence is MTIPKRSQLSEKLKRLRKKFRVISSRLARRLNPSALSPHDHALFDFSKRLWSPEFSSTSPFGKSSSGFNLGFSLDHENSDIVDGNDFEDCDLIENDGELKMNEVNVNYDFGGGRDEVVNDGQIDGVVAKSVLDVFDECFKEVGMVFAKQGLVWLDTMERRWKEQRISELDMLGRRLRLVIENSLTRR